The Lepisosteus oculatus isolate fLepOcu1 chromosome 4, fLepOcu1.hap2, whole genome shotgun sequence genome window below encodes:
- the LOC102691798 gene encoding rhodopsin, with protein sequence MNGTEGPNFYVPMSNKTGIVKNPFEYPQYYLAEPWKFSALAAYMFFLIITGFPINFLTLHVTIQHKKLRTPLNYILLNLAVADLFMITGGFTTTMYTSMHGYFVFGPAGCNVEGFFATLGGEIALWSLVVLAIERYIVVCKPVSNFRFGENHAVMGVALTWIMALACAAPPLFGWSRYIPEGMQCSCGIDYYTVTPEVNNKSFVIYMFIVHFSIPLTVIFFCYGRLVCTVKQAASQQQESETTQRAEKEVTRMVVVMVISFLVCWLPYASVAFYIFVNQGSNFGPVFMTAPAFFAKSSALYNPIIYILLNKQFRRCMITTLCCGKNPFGEEDTTSASGKTEASSVSSSQVSPA encoded by the exons ATGAACGGAACAGAAGGTCCCAACTTTTATGTACCCATGTCAAATAAGACTGGGATTGTGAAGAATCCATTCGAGTACCCCCAGTACTACCTGGCTGAACCATGGAAGTTCTCGGCTCTGGCTGCCTACATGTTTTTCTTGATCATTACGGGCTTTCCAATCAATTTCCTCACACTGCATGTCACCATTCAGCACAAGAAACTGAGGACACCTCTGAACTATATCCTGCTGAACCTCGCTGTGGCAGACTTGTTCATGATCACAGGGGGCTTCACAACCACTATGTATACCTCCATGCACGGCTATTTTGTGTTCGGGCCCGCAGGCTGCAACGTTGAAGGTTTCTTTGCAACACTTGGGG GTGAAATAGCCCTGTGGTCTCTGGTGGTACTAGCTATTGAGAGGTACATCGTGGTGTGCAAGCCTGTGAGTAACTTTCGGTTTGGCGAGAACCACGCCGTCATGGGTGTAGCGCTGACCTGGATCATGGCGCTGGCCTGTGCCGCTCCTCCGCTCTTCGGGTGGTCCAG GTACATCCCTGAAGGGATGCAGTGCTCATGTGGAATCGACTATTACACAGTGACGCCTGAGGTGAACAACAAGTCCTTTGTCATCTACATGTTTATTGTTCACTTCTCCATCCCTCTGACTGTCATCTTCTTCTGCTACGGCCGCTTAGTGTGCACTGTCAAACAG GCTGCATCCCAACAGCAAGAATCAGAAACTACCCAGAGGGCCGAGAAGGAAGTGACCCGCATGGTCGTTGTCATGGTGATCTCTTTCCTGGTGTGTTGGTTGCCCTACGCCAGCGTGGCATTCTACATCTTCGTGAACCAGGGCAGCAACTTTGGTCCCGTCTTCATGACTGCCCCAGCTTTCTTTGCCAAAAGCTCTGCCCTCTACAACCCTATCATCTACATCCTCCTGAACAAACAG TTCCGTCGCTGCATGATCACCACCTTGTGCTGTGGGAAAAACCCTTTTGGTGAAGAGGACACCACGTCGGCATCCGGAAAGACCGAAGCTTCGTCTGTGTCCTCCAGCCAGGTGTCTCCTGCCTGA